A genomic region of Cygnus atratus isolate AKBS03 ecotype Queensland, Australia chromosome 31, CAtr_DNAZoo_HiC_assembly, whole genome shotgun sequence contains the following coding sequences:
- the LOC126913608 gene encoding LOW QUALITY PROTEIN: olfactory receptor 1G1-like (The sequence of the model RefSeq protein was modified relative to this genomic sequence to represent the inferred CDS: deleted 2 bases in 1 codon), with translation MPNSSSVSEFLLLPFADTRELQLLHFGLFLGIYLAALLGNGLILTAVACDHRLHTPMYFFLLNLALLDLGCISTTLPKAMANALWDTRAISYQGCAAQVFIFVILITAEFYVLTVMAYDRYVAICKPLPPSIYSAHLDLLVSVLYSVVPPAVNPLIYSIKNQELKHALKKLFQLSSRSS, from the exons atgcccaacagcagctctgtgagcgagttcctcctgctgccattcgcagacacgcgggagctgcagctcctgcacttcgggctcttcctgggcatctacctggctgccctcctgggcaacggcctcatcctcaccgccgtagcctgcgaccaccgcctccacacccccatgtacttcttcctcctcaacctcgccctcctcgacctgggctgcatctccaccactctgcccaaagccatggccaatgccctctgggacaccagggccatctcctatcaagggtgtgctgcacaggtctttaTATTTGTCATCTTAATTACAGCAGAATTCTATGTTCTCACC GTCATGGCCTAcgaccgctacgttgccatctgcaagcccctg cccccctccatctaCTCCGCACACCTGGACCTGCTGGTGTCAGTTCTGTACTCGGTGGtacctccagcagtgaaccccctcatctacagcataAAGAACCAGGAGCTCAAGCATGCACTGAAGAAGCTATTTCAGTTGTCTTCCAGAAGCAGTTAG